A genomic window from Treponema maltophilum ATCC 51939 includes:
- a CDS encoding dihydrodipicolinate synthase family protein has protein sequence MKEYHGCWPTMITPFTENNTVDFDAIKKLVEWYIAHGADGIFAVCQSSEMFFLSKQEKLDIAKAVVDANAGRIKVIASGHTADDHAEQIDELGAMAQTGADAVVLVANRMAKQNEGADVFNKNAEDIFRQLPNVTFGLYECPYPYLRLLTDDFLADCARTGKLVFLKDVSCSNEIEARRVKLTAGTKLALFNANTSTLLDSLIAGYDGYNGVMANFHIDIYKWMYDHFKTEPEKARRISDFLTVAAVSEARAYPVNAKFHYSLTGVPMSLTTRSKDVSILNENARHEIESLIRMEKEIRAELGLAG, from the coding sequence ATGAAAGAATATCACGGCTGCTGGCCTACAATGATCACGCCCTTTACGGAAAACAATACAGTGGATTTCGATGCGATTAAAAAACTTGTCGAATGGTATATCGCTCACGGCGCCGACGGAATTTTTGCCGTCTGCCAATCGAGCGAAATGTTTTTTCTTTCAAAGCAGGAAAAGCTCGACATAGCAAAAGCCGTCGTCGATGCAAATGCCGGCAGAATTAAAGTAATCGCGTCGGGACACACGGCCGACGATCATGCGGAACAAATCGACGAACTGGGCGCCATGGCGCAAACAGGTGCCGATGCGGTTGTGCTCGTTGCGAACCGCATGGCAAAACAAAACGAAGGAGCGGATGTCTTCAATAAAAACGCCGAAGATATTTTCCGCCAGCTTCCGAATGTTACCTTCGGTTTGTATGAATGTCCGTATCCGTATTTGCGCCTGCTTACCGACGACTTTCTTGCCGACTGCGCGCGCACGGGTAAACTGGTCTTTTTAAAAGACGTGAGCTGTTCAAACGAAATAGAAGCGCGCCGCGTCAAACTTACCGCCGGAACAAAACTTGCGCTGTTTAACGCAAATACGTCCACGCTGCTCGATTCGCTTATCGCGGGCTACGACGGTTATAACGGCGTCATGGCGAATTTCCACATCGACATTTATAAATGGATGTACGATCACTTTAAAACCGAGCCGGAAAAAGCGCGCCGAATAAGCGACTTTCTAACGGTTGCGGCGGTATCCGAAGCACGCGCATACCCGGTAAACGCGAAGTTCCACTACAGTCTTACCGGCGTTCCCATGTCGCTTACAACCAGAAGCAAAGACGTTTCCATATTGAACGAAAATGCGCGGCACGAAATAGAAAGCCTTATCCGTATGGAAAAAGAAATTCGGGCAGAACTCGGTCTTGCAGGATAG
- a CDS encoding FadR/GntR family transcriptional regulator, whose translation MNDNSFNLVRENLSTQIADLLEDTIVNSDAFPVSEKLPSEQQLAERYGVSRPVIREALKVLRERGLVTLKNGLGAFVTKPKNSTVFSAVSRIMHMNNICDDDLTQMRAMLEVNAARLAATHITDDILQALRHNIEAFSDKTLSPAERVALDCRFHNLIAKASGNALLEIFIDVLVSLLTDYMGKGVLVAGGIDDAITRHKKILQALEAHNTEDAVTAMNEHIAASKRNVEVFAAQKTEM comes from the coding sequence ATGAACGACAATAGCTTTAACTTGGTACGAGAGAATTTAAGCACTCAAATCGCCGACCTGTTGGAAGATACTATTGTCAATTCGGATGCCTTTCCCGTAAGCGAAAAACTGCCGTCCGAGCAGCAGCTTGCCGAGCGCTACGGCGTATCCCGCCCCGTTATCCGTGAAGCTTTAAAAGTTTTGCGGGAACGGGGCTTGGTTACGCTTAAAAACGGACTCGGCGCCTTCGTTACAAAGCCGAAAAATTCAACCGTGTTTTCCGCCGTAAGCAGAATTATGCATATGAATAATATTTGCGACGACGATTTAACGCAAATGCGCGCGATGCTCGAAGTGAACGCTGCCCGTCTTGCCGCGACGCATATTACCGACGATATATTGCAAGCGCTGCGGCACAACATCGAAGCCTTTTCGGATAAAACGCTTTCGCCTGCGGAGCGCGTCGCGCTGGACTGCCGCTTCCACAATCTCATAGCAAAAGCGTCCGGCAACGCCCTGCTCGAAATATTCATCGACGTGCTGGTTTCGCTCCTTACCGACTACATGGGAAAAGGCGTTCTCGTTGCGGGAGGCATAGACGACGCGATTACGCGGCACAAAAAAATACTGCAAGCGCTCGAAGCGCACAATACGGAAGATGCCGTTACCGCAATGAACGAACACATCGCCGCATCGAAGCGCAATGTGGAAGTGTTCGCCGCGCAAAAAACGGAAATGTAA
- a CDS encoding serine dehydratase subunit alpha family protein translates to MELTDSDCSSFIAILEEELVPALGCTEPIAIAYAGAHARKLLGKIPDRVCIKSSGNIIKNVKSVIVPNSGNMKGVPAAAAIGIIGGKSDKGLEVLADITEDDIERTKEFLQKVPCKVSLLNSVAALHFIVEVFAGDESASVEIIHQHTNIVHTTKNGKDVLRVPFDPASANAALTDRSVLSVKKILEFADTVDLERVRSVLERQIDYNSRISRHGLEHRYGINAGSNLLEAAKAENAVTLKVRAAAAAAAGSDARMSGCTLPVVTNSGSGNQGITASMPVIVFAQEKKLSHERLLRGLLVSNLVAIHQKTRIGRLSAYCGAVSAACGSGAAITYLAGGSYERICETITNTLAVVSGILCDGAKPSCAAKIASAVDAAINAHYLAMKHEAFQAGDGIVKADIEKTIAGVGAIAADGMRETDKVILNIMVNDDYVKV, encoded by the coding sequence ATGGAATTGACCGATTCCGACTGTAGCAGCTTTATTGCAATTCTTGAAGAAGAATTGGTACCCGCCCTCGGCTGTACCGAACCGATTGCCATCGCCTATGCGGGCGCACACGCCCGCAAGCTGCTCGGAAAAATTCCAGACAGAGTATGCATTAAAAGCAGCGGGAACATTATTAAAAACGTCAAAAGTGTTATCGTTCCCAATTCCGGAAATATGAAAGGAGTTCCGGCTGCAGCGGCAATCGGTATTATCGGCGGCAAGAGCGACAAGGGGCTTGAAGTTCTTGCCGATATAACCGAAGACGATATCGAGCGTACAAAGGAATTTTTGCAAAAGGTTCCCTGCAAGGTTTCGCTGTTGAATTCGGTTGCCGCGCTCCATTTTATTGTCGAAGTTTTTGCCGGAGACGAGAGCGCTTCGGTTGAAATTATCCATCAACATACGAATATCGTCCATACGACCAAAAACGGAAAAGACGTACTGCGCGTTCCGTTTGATCCCGCCAGCGCAAATGCGGCGCTCACCGACCGTTCCGTGCTTTCGGTAAAAAAAATTCTTGAATTTGCCGATACGGTCGACCTTGAGCGCGTTCGCTCCGTGCTGGAACGGCAAATCGATTACAACAGCCGCATTTCCCGCCACGGCTTGGAGCACCGCTACGGAATCAATGCGGGCTCGAATCTTTTGGAAGCGGCAAAGGCGGAAAACGCGGTTACGTTAAAAGTCCGCGCAGCCGCTGCGGCCGCGGCCGGCTCCGATGCGCGCATGAGCGGCTGTACTTTGCCGGTCGTTACGAATTCGGGCAGCGGAAATCAGGGCATAACCGCATCGATGCCGGTAATCGTCTTTGCTCAAGAAAAAAAACTTTCGCATGAACGTTTGCTGCGCGGACTTTTGGTAAGCAATCTTGTCGCGATTCATCAAAAGACGCGCATAGGAAGACTTTCGGCTTATTGCGGGGCGGTGAGCGCCGCGTGCGGAAGCGGTGCCGCCATAACCTATCTTGCGGGCGGCAGCTACGAACGGATTTGCGAAACGATAACGAATACGCTTGCCGTCGTGTCGGGAATTTTATGCGACGGCGCAAAACCGTCGTGTGCCGCAAAAATCGCTTCGGCCGTCGATGCGGCGATAAACGCGCATTATCTTGCGATGAAGCACGAGGCTTTTCAAGCCGGCGACGGAATCGTAAAGGCTGACATAGAAAAAACCATCGCCGGGGTAGGCGCAATCGCCGCCGACGGTATGCGCGAAACCGATAAAGTCATTTTAAACATCATGGTTAACGACGATTACGTAAAAGTGTAA
- a CDS encoding dicarboxylate/amino acid:cation symporter produces the protein MEKKGGFKLGLLPQLCLGIIAGVLLGLLVNAPVMGVIATIRKLLGSLIFFAVPLVIFGFIAPAICDLKANAGKMLGAFLLMSYVSAVGASLFSTAAGYILIPFLNIPAQAAELVEVPVTPFSLSIEPIMPVMTALVLAILTGIAVIWTKAAAVEKLLKEIQAIVLAIVNRVIVPVLPFFIAATFAELAYSGSLTRQLPVFLKVIIIVLIGHFIWMTLLYLIGGAVSRKSPLEVVKHYGPAYATAVGTMSSAATLPVALRCAHKSSVLPPDIVDFAIPLGATTHLCGSVLTETFFAMTISQMLYGSVPSVGTMILFSFLFGVFAVGAPGVPGGTVMASLGIVISVLGFDAVGTALLIAIFALQDSFGTACNVTGDGALALILRGLFYKPDGTPKKA, from the coding sequence ATGGAAAAAAAAGGCGGATTCAAATTGGGATTGCTGCCGCAGCTGTGCCTGGGCATTATTGCGGGTGTGTTGCTGGGGCTGCTTGTGAACGCTCCCGTCATGGGCGTTATTGCGACAATCAGAAAATTGCTCGGATCGCTTATCTTTTTTGCGGTTCCGTTGGTTATTTTCGGATTTATCGCTCCGGCAATTTGCGACTTAAAAGCGAACGCGGGCAAAATGCTCGGCGCGTTTTTACTCATGTCGTATGTATCCGCGGTCGGCGCCTCGCTTTTTTCAACCGCGGCCGGCTATATACTCATTCCGTTTTTGAACATTCCGGCTCAGGCTGCCGAGTTGGTCGAAGTGCCCGTTACTCCGTTTTCATTGAGTATCGAGCCGATTATGCCGGTTATGACCGCGCTGGTGTTGGCGATTTTAACGGGCATTGCGGTTATCTGGACAAAGGCCGCTGCCGTCGAAAAACTGTTAAAAGAAATTCAGGCGATTGTGCTTGCGATCGTAAACCGCGTTATCGTGCCGGTGCTGCCGTTTTTCATTGCGGCAACCTTTGCCGAACTGGCTTACAGCGGCAGTTTGACGCGCCAGCTTCCGGTATTTTTAAAAGTCATTATTATCGTGCTCATCGGTCACTTTATTTGGATGACGCTGCTCTACCTTATCGGCGGCGCGGTTTCGCGGAAAAGTCCGCTTGAAGTCGTTAAACATTACGGCCCCGCGTATGCGACCGCCGTCGGCACGATGTCGAGCGCGGCCACTTTGCCCGTAGCTTTGCGCTGCGCGCATAAGTCTTCGGTTTTGCCGCCGGACATTGTCGACTTTGCGATTCCGCTCGGAGCAACGACGCATTTGTGCGGCTCCGTGTTGACGGAAACCTTTTTTGCAATGACCATTTCGCAAATGCTGTACGGTTCGGTTCCCTCGGTCGGAACGATGATTTTGTTTTCGTTTTTATTCGGCGTGTTCGCGGTCGGTGCGCCCGGCGTACCCGGCGGAACGGTTATGGCTTCTTTGGGCATTGTTATCAGCGTACTCGGTTTTGACGCGGTCGGCACGGCGCTTTTGATCGCCATCTTCGCTTTGCAGGACAGTTTCGGCACCGCATGCAACGTAACCGGTGACGGAGCGCTCGCGCTTATTTTGCGCGGTCTTTTTTACAAACCGGACGGAACGCCGAAAAAGGCTTAG
- a CDS encoding Type 1 glutamine amidotransferase-like domain-containing protein: protein MKKILLVSSFTEVVKNGVFAKCIDEPLAGKCLTFIPAASAVEKFTFYVKAAKKAFEKMGVRVDVLDIINASREEVAATIEKNDLLYIAGGNTFFLLQELKKSGADKAVREHIRKGKLYIGESAGTIILAPDIEYAKDYDDPKKAPGLDGYDALNVLDFYPLPHYTEFPFKKGVEKIISENESLGENRKVMYPFTNKQALLIIGDKVTLAE, encoded by the coding sequence GTGAAAAAAATACTTTTGGTTTCGTCGTTTACCGAAGTCGTAAAAAACGGCGTTTTTGCAAAGTGTATCGATGAGCCGCTTGCGGGCAAATGCCTTACGTTTATTCCCGCCGCTTCGGCAGTCGAAAAATTTACCTTTTACGTAAAGGCGGCAAAAAAAGCTTTCGAAAAAATGGGCGTAAGGGTCGACGTGTTGGACATCATAAACGCTTCGCGCGAAGAGGTTGCCGCGACGATTGAAAAAAACGATCTTTTGTATATAGCCGGCGGCAATACCTTTTTTTTGCTGCAGGAACTTAAAAAAAGCGGCGCCGATAAAGCCGTCAGGGAACACATACGCAAAGGTAAGTTGTACATCGGAGAGTCGGCCGGCACCATCATCCTTGCGCCCGACATCGAATATGCAAAAGATTACGACGATCCCAAAAAGGCTCCCGGCCTCGACGGTTATGATGCGCTCAACGTTCTCGACTTTTATCCGCTTCCGCATTATACCGAATTCCCATTTAAAAAGGGTGTCGAAAAAATCATCTCTGAAAACGAAAGTCTCGGCGAAAACCGCAAAGTTATGTACCCGTTTACAAATAAGCAGGCCTTGCTTATAATCGGGGACAAAGTTACGCTCGCGGAATAA
- a CDS encoding class I SAM-dependent methyltransferase: MSEKKSANYKNWVPKGMVCACAAITTFALLCSAAIVLFIGLKNAATWAVFALLLAVFVFFGAAFAWCFAAYNAFSYTGKRQLSRRIIEKIASYVVLPEGGTGLDVGCGSGALTIACAKKNPGAFMVGIDRWGKEYASFSKALCEANAGAEGVPNASFAKGDAVKLDFESEHFDAVTSNYVYHNIPSSDRRQLLAETLRVLKKGGRFAIHDLMSAARYGDMEAFVEDLKKQGYEKVELIDTANGLFMQPIEAKLFLLSGSKLLVGKK, from the coding sequence ATGTCTGAAAAAAAATCGGCTAATTACAAAAACTGGGTTCCGAAGGGAATGGTCTGTGCGTGCGCCGCAATAACGACTTTCGCATTACTGTGCTCGGCTGCGATTGTCCTGTTTATCGGGCTGAAAAATGCGGCAACGTGGGCGGTCTTCGCGCTTTTGCTTGCAGTCTTTGTGTTTTTCGGCGCCGCATTCGCATGGTGCTTTGCCGCGTACAATGCGTTTTCGTATACGGGCAAACGGCAACTTTCGCGGCGGATTATCGAAAAGATCGCGTCGTATGTTGTGCTCCCCGAAGGCGGCACGGGGCTCGATGTCGGCTGCGGAAGCGGCGCGTTAACGATAGCGTGCGCAAAGAAAAATCCCGGCGCTTTCATGGTCGGAATCGACCGCTGGGGAAAAGAATACGCTTCATTCAGCAAAGCGCTGTGCGAAGCCAATGCCGGAGCCGAAGGTGTGCCCAACGCATCGTTTGCGAAAGGAGATGCGGTAAAGCTCGATTTTGAATCGGAACACTTCGATGCCGTTACGAGCAATTACGTGTACCACAATATTCCGTCTTCCGACCGCAGACAATTACTTGCCGAAACGCTCCGCGTGCTGAAAAAAGGCGGCCGCTTTGCGATTCACGATTTAATGTCCGCCGCTCGCTACGGCGATATGGAAGCCTTTGTCGAAGATTTAAAAAAACAGGGTTACGAAAAGGTTGAACTTATCGACACTGCAAACGGTCTTTTTATGCAGCCGATCGAAGCAAAGTTGTTTTTGCTTTCCGGTTCGAAGCTTTTAGTCGGGAAAAAATAA
- a CDS encoding TraB/GumN family protein — translation MKNAAYMRNVRKAFAFLIIGFVLAGCATNARAKAKPVLIEHPERFFWEIKGAKGSVFVLGTIHIADKTFYPLEENVLRTFDGADRLVGELGGLEDMQAIAKELQAVIPENMNTDPEKNLLKKLSQDELTFLNEKIGEFTVRQLASFNPWILNMVLSQLLIEQSGLNAVDGLDLHLIQRAGSKKIEALETPSQQLAVLAFGSFEDQLAMLKSSIEALQNIDKTKEEISRLRSLYLANDRVKLAELLPELLSDVPSSFSPEKAQAFMDALLKNRNRLWAHKFAEYLQKGGTTFVFAGCAHFLGDSSVFEIMRQESLLE, via the coding sequence ATGAAAAATGCCGCATATATGAGGAATGTACGGAAAGCGTTTGCTTTTTTGATTATCGGTTTTGTCTTGGCCGGCTGCGCAACGAATGCGCGTGCCAAAGCGAAACCGGTGCTCATCGAACATCCGGAACGCTTTTTTTGGGAAATCAAAGGCGCTAAAGGGTCGGTATTCGTGCTCGGCACGATTCATATTGCCGACAAAACTTTTTATCCGCTTGAAGAAAACGTTTTGCGCACCTTTGACGGTGCCGACCGGTTGGTCGGCGAGCTCGGCGGGCTTGAAGACATGCAGGCGATTGCAAAAGAACTGCAGGCGGTTATTCCGGAAAATATGAATACCGATCCGGAAAAGAACTTGCTTAAAAAGCTTTCGCAAGACGAACTGACTTTTTTGAACGAAAAAATCGGCGAATTTACGGTGCGACAACTTGCATCGTTTAATCCGTGGATTTTGAATATGGTGCTGTCGCAGCTTTTAATAGAGCAGTCCGGTTTGAACGCGGTCGACGGTCTTGACCTTCATTTAATACAACGGGCGGGGAGCAAAAAGATCGAAGCGCTTGAAACTCCAAGTCAACAGCTCGCGGTGCTTGCTTTCGGCAGCTTTGAAGATCAGCTTGCAATGTTGAAATCTTCGATAGAGGCGCTGCAAAACATCGATAAAACAAAGGAAGAAATAAGCCGCCTGCGCTCTTTGTATCTTGCAAACGACAGGGTAAAACTTGCAGAGTTGTTGCCCGAATTATTGTCCGATGTTCCGTCTTCCTTTTCGCCCGAAAAGGCGCAAGCGTTTATGGACGCTTTGCTGAAAAACCGGAATCGGCTGTGGGCGCATAAATTCGCCGAATATTTGCAAAAAGGCGGAACAACTTTTGTGTTTGCCGGCTGTGCGCATTTTCTCGGCGATTCGAGCGTGTTCGAAATTATGCGGCAGGAAAGTCTGCTGGAATAA
- a CDS encoding glutathione peroxidase, whose protein sequence is MSIYDYSVQDAQGNAVPLKNYKGKVLLIVNTATGCGFTPHYKELEHMYETYHDKGLEIIDVPCNQFGGQAPGTDEQIAEFCTLNYNTKFPHMKKSDVNGANELPLYTYLKAQKKFEGFGKGKTAEKMDGLLAKIDPDYKNNSDIKWNFTKFVVARDGAVVARFEPTASMADVEACVAKLI, encoded by the coding sequence ATGTCAATTTACGATTATTCGGTGCAGGATGCGCAGGGGAATGCGGTTCCGCTTAAAAATTACAAGGGGAAGGTTTTGCTGATTGTAAATACGGCGACCGGCTGCGGCTTTACGCCGCATTACAAAGAGCTTGAACACATGTACGAAACGTATCATGATAAGGGCTTGGAGATAATCGACGTGCCGTGCAATCAATTCGGAGGTCAGGCGCCGGGCACGGATGAACAAATCGCGGAATTCTGTACGCTCAATTACAACACGAAATTCCCGCACATGAAAAAGTCCGACGTAAACGGCGCGAACGAACTGCCGCTTTATACATATTTGAAAGCGCAAAAGAAATTTGAAGGTTTCGGTAAAGGAAAAACGGCGGAAAAGATGGACGGCTTGCTTGCAAAAATCGATCCCGATTATAAAAACAATTCCGACATCAAATGGAATTTTACCAAATTCGTTGTCGCGCGCGACGGTGCCGTTGTTGCCCGTTTTGAACCGACCGCGTCCATGGCCGATGTCGAAGCATGCGTTGCAAAGCTTATCTAG
- a CDS encoding class I SAM-dependent methyltransferase: protein MGLGDNFKKPTGFIGKMIVAGMNSGHAHMAEWGFSHLDGKITGSGLDIGCGGGANVKRLIERGCSKATGIDYSDVCVAQSTKFNKKYIERGSCRILQASVSSLPFEDGSFDIATAFETVYFWPEIEKAFKEVFRVLKKGGLFFICNESDGLHKEDNKWTEKIGGMKIYTGEQLSDLLSAAGFTGIQTDSLFKKKYLCVTART, encoded by the coding sequence ATGGGTTTAGGTGATAATTTTAAAAAGCCTACGGGCTTTATCGGCAAAATGATTGTCGCGGGGATGAACTCGGGGCACGCGCATATGGCCGAATGGGGCTTTTCGCATTTGGACGGAAAGATTACGGGCAGCGGTTTGGATATCGGCTGCGGGGGCGGCGCGAACGTTAAGCGTCTTATCGAACGCGGCTGCAGCAAGGCGACCGGCATAGATTATTCGGACGTGTGCGTTGCGCAATCAACAAAATTCAATAAAAAATATATCGAACGGGGCAGCTGCCGCATACTGCAGGCGAGTGTTTCTTCTTTGCCCTTCGAAGACGGCTCGTTCGATATTGCGACCGCATTCGAAACCGTCTACTTTTGGCCCGAAATCGAAAAAGCATTTAAAGAAGTATTCCGCGTGCTCAAAAAAGGCGGCCTGTTTTTTATCTGCAACGAATCGGACGGCCTTCACAAAGAAGACAACAAATGGACCGAAAAAATCGGCGGCATGAAAATCTATACCGGCGAACAGCTGAGCGATCTGTTGTCTGCGGCGGGCTTTACCGGCATACAAACCGATTCGCTTTTTAAGAAAAAATATCTGTGCGTAACTGCCCGCACATAA
- the mtnK gene encoding S-methyl-5-thioribose kinase, with protein sequence MTCDDVKNYVAQKLRYFEKGAELECAEIGDGNINYVFKITDKKTGKSLVIKQADTKLRSSGRKLDVKRSKIEAEILAVQNTLAPAMVPKVYCYDEAMCALCMEDISAYKNLRTEMLKGKTFPAFADRISTFLADTLLPTADVAADTAADRAFKKERVRLFTNIELCDITEDLVLTEPYDDYKGRNVITKGNEEFVQKHLYRNEKLKAEVGMLRNAFMNNAQALIHGDLHSGSIFINKNGIKVIDPEFAFYGPMGYDIGNVIGNMFFALAYAVFAKPERTEFIAWAERTIADIVDGSAQKLSEKYDAVVHFPLYNGLFKKRYLAQIASDSIGFAGTEIIRRVVGDAKVAELTSVTDTSVKIPMERALIATGEKLIMSRAKKHTGSDLVRMFYSAAAVHKIR encoded by the coding sequence ATGACGTGCGACGACGTAAAAAATTACGTTGCGCAAAAGCTCCGCTATTTCGAAAAGGGCGCCGAGCTTGAATGCGCGGAAATCGGCGACGGGAACATCAATTACGTGTTCAAAATTACCGACAAAAAAACGGGAAAATCCCTTGTGATTAAACAGGCCGACACAAAGCTGCGCTCTTCGGGACGCAAACTGGACGTAAAGCGCAGTAAAATCGAAGCCGAAATCCTTGCCGTTCAAAACACGCTTGCACCGGCAATGGTGCCGAAGGTTTACTGTTACGATGAAGCTATGTGCGCGCTGTGCATGGAAGATATTTCCGCATACAAAAATCTGCGCACGGAGATGCTCAAAGGAAAAACCTTTCCCGCTTTTGCCGACCGTATTTCAACCTTTTTAGCCGACACGCTTTTACCGACCGCCGATGTTGCGGCGGACACGGCAGCCGACCGCGCGTTCAAAAAAGAGCGGGTGCGCCTGTTCACGAATATCGAATTATGCGACATTACCGAAGATTTGGTGCTGACCGAACCCTACGACGATTATAAGGGACGCAACGTCATCACAAAAGGCAATGAAGAATTCGTGCAAAAGCATTTGTACCGCAACGAAAAATTGAAAGCTGAAGTCGGCATGCTGCGTAATGCATTTATGAACAATGCGCAAGCACTTATTCACGGCGATTTACATTCCGGCTCGATTTTTATAAATAAAAACGGCATAAAAGTAATCGACCCCGAATTCGCCTTTTACGGCCCGATGGGCTACGATATAGGAAACGTTATCGGCAATATGTTTTTTGCCCTCGCATACGCCGTTTTTGCAAAACCGGAGCGTACCGAATTTATCGCATGGGCGGAACGGACGATTGCCGACATTGTCGACGGAAGCGCGCAAAAGCTTTCGGAAAAATACGATGCCGTCGTACATTTTCCGCTTTACAACGGGCTTTTCAAAAAGCGCTATCTTGCGCAAATCGCATCCGATTCGATCGGCTTTGCCGGAACGGAAATAATCAGGCGCGTCGTCGGGGATGCAAAGGTTGCGGAACTTACTTCGGTAACGGATACGTCCGTAAAGATTCCGATGGAACGCGCCCTTATTGCAACGGGTGAAAAGCTTATTATGTCGCGCGCGAAAAAGCATACGGGAAGCGATCTTGTACGCATGTTTTACAGCGCGGCAGCGGTACATAAAATCCGATAA
- a CDS encoding s-methyl-5-thioribose-1-phosphate isomerase, translating to MKREDEGLAFLLKYENIAWYEKGAVRILDRRIYPVKTEFVTCTDYTEVAQAIRDMVTQSAGPYLAAAMGMALAAYQAVHANVSAKNADAAGICAYCEKAAYDLSHARPTTVEQMKSIVEGSLNVIKKYAGTASADEIVQAAFEYAFNYVNGNYKKYAVIGAHTADLIPQNGTVITQCFADTVTGTMLRSCKESGKNVRIICAETRPYFQGSRLTASVACDMGFPVTVITDNMCAFTMKAKNVDLFTSASDVITIDGHIVNKVGTFQMALAARYYDIPYYVTGTPDPKHADLSTVTIEERDGDAVLKAWDARITMDGVKGYYPAFDITPPELCSGVVTELGVYEPHRLADYLKDSKKRDKNGHLTEE from the coding sequence ATGAAAAGAGAAGACGAAGGCTTGGCATTTTTGCTCAAATACGAAAACATCGCGTGGTACGAAAAAGGAGCGGTGCGCATTCTCGACAGAAGAATCTATCCCGTTAAAACCGAATTCGTTACGTGTACCGATTATACAGAAGTCGCGCAGGCGATCCGCGATATGGTAACGCAAAGCGCCGGCCCCTACCTTGCCGCCGCAATGGGCATGGCTTTGGCGGCGTATCAGGCGGTACACGCGAACGTAAGCGCGAAAAACGCCGACGCCGCAGGCATATGTGCATACTGCGAAAAAGCCGCCTACGACTTATCGCACGCGCGGCCGACAACGGTCGAACAAATGAAAAGTATCGTCGAAGGTTCTCTTAACGTCATAAAAAAATATGCCGGCACCGCGTCGGCCGACGAAATCGTTCAAGCGGCGTTCGAGTATGCATTCAATTATGTAAACGGCAATTATAAAAAATACGCCGTTATCGGCGCACACACGGCCGATTTGATTCCGCAAAACGGCACCGTCATAACCCAATGCTTTGCGGATACCGTCACGGGAACCATGCTGCGCTCATGCAAAGAATCCGGAAAAAACGTACGCATTATTTGCGCGGAAACGCGGCCGTATTTTCAAGGCTCGCGCCTAACGGCAAGCGTCGCATGCGATATGGGCTTTCCCGTAACGGTTATAACCGACAACATGTGCGCCTTTACGATGAAGGCAAAAAACGTCGACCTGTTTACGTCGGCATCCGACGTCATCACAATCGACGGACACATCGTCAATAAGGTCGGCACCTTTCAAATGGCGCTCGCCGCACGCTACTACGACATCCCCTATTATGTTACCGGAACGCCCGACCCCAAGCATGCCGACCTTTCAACCGTAACGATCGAAGAACGCGACGGGGATGCGGTGCTGAAAGCATGGGACGCAAGAATAACGATGGACGGCGTAAAAGGCTATTATCCCGCGTTCGACATTACGCCTCCGGAACTGTGCAGCGGAGTCGTTACGGAACTGGGCGTATATGAGCCGCACCGCTTAGCCGATTATCTGAAAGATTCAAAAAAAAGAGATAAAAACGGGCACCTAACGGAGGAGTAA